In Candidatus Goldiibacteriota bacterium, the following proteins share a genomic window:
- a CDS encoding RNA polymerase sigma factor: MPDFDEQDIIQKSKLNPAAFGDLFEKYYKPILRYALHKTGSAEIAADITSETFFKALNKIHTYRYTGVPFSAWLYRIAGNEINMYFRKRKYEPVLYEDAIGEEGVLDKESAEAIDHDLTQAQEEIDNNKDYQDVKTALFAMDSKYQDVIVLRFFQEMTVPQIAESLGKNQGTVKSLLSRGLTQLRKKLEKSKK, translated from the coding sequence ATGCCGGATTTTGATGAACAGGATATAATACAGAAGTCAAAGCTGAATCCCGCCGCTTTCGGGGATTTGTTTGAAAAATATTATAAGCCTATATTAAGATACGCGCTTCATAAGACCGGCAGCGCGGAAATCGCGGCTGATATCACATCTGAAACTTTCTTTAAAGCCCTTAATAAAATCCACACTTACAGATATACCGGAGTGCCTTTTTCGGCGTGGCTTTACCGTATAGCAGGCAATGAGATTAATATGTATTTCAGGAAAAGAAAATATGAACCGGTATTATATGAAGACGCGATAGGCGAAGAAGGGGTATTGGATAAAGAGTCAGCGGAGGCGATAGACCATGACCTTACGCAGGCGCAGGAAGAAATTGATAATAATAAGGATTATCAGGATGTTAAAACAGCCCTTTTTGCTATGGATTCAAAATATCAGGATGTAATTGTCTTAAGATTTTTTCAGGAAATGACAGTGCCGCAGATTGCGGAATCGCTGGGCAAGAACCAGGGGACTGTTAAATCCCTGCTTTCAAGGGGCCTTACGCAGTTAAGAAAAAAACTTGAAAAAAGCAAAAAATAA
- a CDS encoding carboxypeptidase regulatory-like domain-containing protein yields MRTKKAVILAVTAFVLLFSASIFAEGASNQKPLWGFDSGTTEGWHGANKYASACSVAKGAEFVTGGTSALKINLTGVKGWNQDVALFEGPFSADFHKLKELTMDVYVPEASVKGMTYQEMYFVISGKANAWYQLKKQIKPGMNEVVFPIDNTKVKGEVWKVYIVVNSTEAWSGPIYVDSIRGKLLGEPAQVKGTVKDKASGKSLEKALVVIGDQLLKTDGSGNFSATIPADEYKVVVVRDGYKDKTISSAVVAAGKDNNLGAIELIAEAAPRTKVSAVTIDASKSIRKLPIDKHKMYGNNLAAWHPVAAYRDNTTVSKIKKLGVSFLRIPGGDYGNQYDWKTGEVYNYDGGVSWTPELNYYGGMVPFIKRMEKEMAGFEVMPILNVMTPDSKSIDERVDYQIQWLQDMKNKGIKFKYVEVGNEPDNKPHCLGPAAALKKGSSVTALMKSPTSKKVTQWWTSIDNVSNVFNWTTYKVKKAFPDDKLKLMGPCPMQPMNQERLAGEPWLAPKEAPYWVEKFLKKSAKYVDTLAIHEYPLWANNNAIALLKKPQQTWPVYMPKFRSWIKKYVNSVPGQEKKYIEVALTEWNSGEENSMTALIENALFCADYLGSFMKEGGDMAFFWDLFTQKPGQGGGHGMFDAENDPTNRSSERGHYWPVMLYAQKFGTNMVKCDSNNPDLSVYAATGDNGKLTIMAINKTKLFAADATIAISGTGVGGGKAYQFSKKEYVWSKDLYKAIVNDGPSEININGGKNFKYTFPPFSVTLLELNR; encoded by the coding sequence ATGAGGACAAAAAAAGCAGTGATTTTGGCAGTAACAGCGTTTGTTCTTCTTTTCTCGGCATCAATTTTTGCCGAGGGTGCCTCCAATCAGAAGCCTTTATGGGGTTTTGATTCGGGCACTACGGAAGGCTGGCACGGCGCAAACAAGTACGCTTCAGCGTGCTCTGTGGCAAAAGGCGCGGAATTTGTAACAGGCGGTACATCAGCTTTAAAAATTAACCTTACAGGGGTCAAGGGCTGGAATCAGGATGTTGCTTTGTTTGAAGGGCCTTTTTCCGCGGATTTTCACAAGTTAAAAGAGCTTACAATGGACGTGTACGTACCTGAAGCATCGGTAAAAGGAATGACTTACCAGGAGATGTATTTTGTAATTTCCGGGAAGGCAAACGCGTGGTACCAGTTAAAGAAGCAGATTAAGCCAGGAATGAATGAAGTTGTATTTCCGATAGACAACACCAAAGTAAAAGGCGAAGTGTGGAAAGTATATATTGTTGTAAACAGCACTGAAGCGTGGTCAGGCCCGATATATGTTGATTCAATAAGGGGCAAACTTTTAGGAGAACCGGCGCAGGTTAAGGGGACTGTTAAGGACAAGGCTTCCGGAAAATCCCTTGAAAAAGCGCTTGTGGTAATCGGCGACCAGCTTTTAAAGACCGACGGTTCGGGAAATTTTTCCGCCACAATTCCTGCCGATGAATATAAAGTTGTGGTTGTAAGGGACGGTTACAAAGACAAGACAATATCTTCCGCTGTTGTTGCGGCAGGCAAAGATAATAATCTTGGCGCGATAGAATTGATAGCGGAAGCGGCTCCCAGGACAAAAGTCTCGGCTGTCACAATAGACGCTTCCAAATCAATAAGAAAGCTTCCCATTGACAAACATAAAATGTACGGCAATAACCTTGCTGCATGGCATCCGGTAGCCGCGTACAGGGACAATACGACCGTTTCAAAGATCAAAAAACTTGGCGTGTCTTTTTTAAGGATACCGGGAGGAGACTACGGCAACCAGTACGACTGGAAGACAGGCGAAGTATATAACTATGACGGCGGGGTAAGCTGGACGCCGGAATTGAATTATTACGGCGGAATGGTGCCGTTTATCAAGAGAATGGAAAAAGAAATGGCAGGCTTTGAAGTAATGCCGATATTAAACGTAATGACACCCGATTCTAAATCAATAGATGAAAGGGTGGACTACCAGATACAGTGGCTTCAGGATATGAAGAATAAGGGTATCAAGTTTAAATATGTTGAAGTTGGAAACGAACCCGACAACAAGCCGCACTGCCTTGGGCCTGCGGCTGCCTTAAAGAAAGGTTCGTCGGTAACGGCGCTTATGAAATCGCCGACATCCAAGAAAGTAACACAGTGGTGGACAAGTATAGACAATGTAAGCAATGTGTTCAACTGGACAACGTATAAAGTTAAGAAAGCATTCCCTGATGACAAGTTAAAATTAATGGGGCCATGCCCGATGCAGCCTATGAACCAGGAAAGGCTTGCGGGCGAACCATGGCTTGCGCCGAAAGAAGCGCCTTACTGGGTTGAAAAGTTCTTAAAGAAATCAGCCAAGTATGTGGACACGCTTGCGATACACGAATACCCGCTTTGGGCAAATAACAACGCCATCGCGCTTTTAAAGAAACCACAGCAGACGTGGCCTGTGTACATGCCAAAGTTCAGGTCGTGGATAAAGAAGTACGTAAACAGCGTGCCTGGTCAGGAAAAGAAATATATTGAAGTGGCGCTTACAGAATGGAACTCTGGCGAGGAAAATTCCATGACAGCGTTAATTGAAAATGCTTTATTCTGCGCTGACTACCTTGGTTCGTTTATGAAAGAAGGCGGGGACATGGCGTTTTTCTGGGATCTATTTACGCAGAAACCTGGACAGGGCGGCGGACACGGTATGTTTGACGCTGAAAATGACCCAACAAACAGGTCATCCGAAAGGGGCCATTACTGGCCTGTAATGTTATACGCGCAGAAGTTCGGTACAAATATGGTAAAGTGCGACTCCAATAACCCTGACCTGTCAGTATACGCGGCAACAGGGGACAACGGAAAACTTACCATCATGGCAATAAACAAGACCAAACTTTTCGCGGCTGACGCGACAATAGCTATATCCGGCACCGGAGTTGGCGGCGGCAAGGCGTATCAGTTCAGCAAGAAAGAATACGTCTGGAGCAAAGATTTGTACAAGGCAATTGTGAACGACGGCCCGTCAGAGATTAACATAAACGGCGGAAAGAACTTCAAGTATACATTCCCGCCATTCTCTGTAACGCTGCTTGAATTAAACAGGTAA